AAGATATCCTGTTCACTGACCATATTGGTCAAACCATCAGTACATAACAGCAAAAAATCACCCACCCGCCAATCAGTTTTACCCAGATCCACCCGTACTGATTCACTCGTCCCCAAGGCACGGGTGAGGATGTTCCGATGTGGGTGATTTTTCGCTTCTTCTAAGGTGATGGTACCGCTTTTTACCAGTTCCCAAACGACAGAGTGGTCTTCGGTGAGAAGCCGCATGCCATCCTCACTAATTAAATAAATGCGACTATCCCCTACATAAGCCCAGTAAACTTTTTCCCCATCGACAAAAGCAACAACAATGGTCGTCCCCATACCGGCATATTCCGGATTAGACTGGGCCATTTGATAAATAATTCTATTGGCCTCGTTTACTGCTTGATCTAAAATAACTTCCGGACTATCATCATCGTGCCGCTGCACATATTCGCTGACCGTTTTGGTTGCCAGGCTACTGGCGATCTCACCCGCTACATGGCCACCCATTCCGTCTGCAACAATATATAAACGAGGGTAAATACAGGCATAACTATCCTCATTATTTTTTCTGACCTGTCCGATGTCGGATTTTGCAAAGGCCGGCAATCCTATCACCTCTCAAACTTAAAACTGACTGACCCGATTTTAATGATATCCCCACTGCGTAAAGGCACTTCTCCGGTTATTCGCTGGCCGTTAACAAATGTTCCGTTGGTACTGTTAAGGTCAGCAAGCCAATACTGCTGCTTGTAAAAACTTATGCAAGCATGCTCATGAGAAACGTAGGCTTCATTAATTACGATATCGTTCGCATCACTGCGCCCAATCGACGTCGTTTCTGCCAATTCAAAAACAGGCTGAGCGAGTTGCACCGAAGCCGCCTGCACTTTAAGTGTCGCCGGCTTGAGATCGGCTGGATGAACTAGTGTAGGGTTTGTTATTTTAGGGTTTTGCAAGTCAAGATAGATAATTTTGACTACCCGAAATAAAAAATAGTACAGAAGCAGCAGCAAAGTATACTGCAATATCGTCCCGGCTATAGCCATAGCTAACGCTTTTCCCGGCACGTTAATTCACCTCGTACAAGATCAGCGAATTGCCTACTTTAATGCGGTCACCGTTGCACAATTTCTTGCGTGTAATCCGATGCCCATTTACATAAGTCCCATTGAGACTTCTTGCATCATATATGACATGGGCGCCTTCCTCAAAAACAATGTAAGCATGCAAACGGGAGGTATTCATATCAGTGAGCGGCAGCTCATTCCCCTCCCTCCGTCCGATATTGACGCGGTCAACGCCAACATCAGTCTTCAAGCCGGCATCTAGCCCTTCTACTACTGTAATCATGCCGGTAAGCGGAACCGATTTGCGCGCCGCCTCGAGCGAGGCGAGCTTTTTATAAACCTTAGTTTCTGATAAATCTCGCGATTTTTCCGCTAAATTTTCGCTAGGCGAAACAACGGTAAACCGGCTGGCAAACCGGAATTGGCCCTGCTGCAACTTTGCGTCGGACATAAACTCCACCTTGGGCCGCCCCTGCATAACATAGCCCCGCTGGTTAGCTTGTTTGGCAAGATATGCCGCAATTTCGTCGGCGATAGTTTGTCCGTAAGGTGTAATACGTTCGTAATCGGGAGGAGTGAGAAAAACGGTATAATGATTAGGCACGTAAATATTCTCTACTCCTACTGACCGTTGGTTTTCCATCTCTTTAACAAGTTCCTTAGCGAGCTCCACCGGTTGAAGCCCTGCGGTCTTTCCCTTGTTAAATAAACCTTCGATATAATTCGTAAAAAATGCTTCCAACGCGCGTAAAAACTTGGCCATAATACACTCCATAACAATTACTGTGTCTATTATACGCAATATTTCCATTTTAGTCAAAAACCGCCATTTATATACGTTATATATTGGCCGAACAAGAAAAGCAAGGTCGGGACTACCTTGCTTCTTGCTGGGCTAAAACTTTTTTTCGCAACTGACCACAAGCAGCTTGAATATCTGCGCCCATTTTTCGCCGGACTGTGGTATTAATATTTTGCCGCAATAGAGTTTGCTCAAAGGCGGCAATCTGTTTTTCATCGGGACACAACAGCCCTCGTTCTGGCACGGCGTTAACAGCAATCAAGTTCACGTTGGCCAGCCGCCCGGCTAGCAGCCTGGCAAGTTCATACGCCTGCTCGAGTCCGTCGTTAACGCCTTTTATAAGCGTATATTCATAAGTGACCCGCCGCCCTGTCGTTGCCGCATAATAATCTGCTGCCTCAACAACTTCTTCGATAGGATAACGCCGGTTAATCGGCATTATTTGCGAGCGCAGCTCATTATTAGGCGCGTGAAGTGACACGGCTAAAGTAATGGGTAGACCCTCAGCAGCAAGTTTACGCATCTCAGGTACTAAGCCGCAGGTGGACAATGTAATGCTGCGGTAGCTTAGGTTAAGACAATATGGTTCATGACACAGGCGAATAAACCGTAAAACATTGTCATAGTTAGCTAAAGGTTCGCCGGAACCCATGATAACAATGGAATTAAGGCGTGTTTGCGCGCTGAGCAGCAGGTTATTAACATAAATAGCCTGTGCCAATATCTCTCCGCCACTTAAGTTACGAGCTACACCCTGCAAGGTAGAAGCACAAAAAATGCACCCCATACCGCATCCTACCTGGGTGGAAACGCAAAGACTGTTGCCATAAGAATGACGCATAAGTACCGTTTCCACAGCAGCGCCGTCAGTAAACTTTAGCAGGAACTTGCTCGTTTTTCCGTCGGCGGAATGCTGCGCTGCCATGACATAGACTGTGTCAATCGTAAAATTCTCTGCCAACAGGTCCCGCTTTTTTAAGGGCAAATTGGTCATATCGGCGAAGCGGCTCACTCCCCGGCGGTAAATCCACTCGGCGATTTGGCGTCCACGATATTTTTCCAGGCCGTACTGAGCGATAAGGTCGGAAATTTCTTGGGCAAAATAACCAAAGATATTGGTTTTCATAGTGGTCACCTATCCTCTGCGCACCATCCGGGCAATGAAAAAACCGTCTACACCGTCCGCATGCGGCCAAAGCTGTACCATTTCCTCCTGCCGGCCCACAGGTAGATAGCGGCCAGCCGGTTCAAGGATGAATTCAGGGTTTGTTGCTAGAAAGCTTTTTACCACTTCTCCGTTTTCTTCCGGCTCCGTAGTACAAGTACTGTAGACTAAAATTCCCCCAGGCTTTAGACATTTGGCCGCGCTGGCCAAAATGGCGAGTTGCAGACGCGGTAAGTCTGTTAGCATCTGTTCGTTTTTGCGCCACCGTGAGTCAGGTTTGCGCCGCAAGACGCCAAGGCCGGAACAGGGGGCGTCGACCAGCACCCGGTCAGCTTGTCCGGGATATAATTCGCCAAGTTTAACGGCATCCAATAATTGCGTTTCAAGAATGGAAATGCCTAAACGGACGGCGTTATCACGCATCAAAGCCAGCTTATGCTCGTAAATGTCTGTAGCTAGCACCTTTCCCTTATTTCCCATAAGAGCGGCGATATGGGTACTCTTACCGCCCGGAGCGCCGCAAGCATCGATTACAAAATCCCCTGGCCGCGGTGACAGTACATGGGCTACCGTCATTGAACTCTCATCCTGAACTTGAAACAAGCCGGCGCGAAGCGATGCCAACTTGCTTAAAGCAGGATACTCGTGACATAAAATTCCTTCCGGCGCCCAGGCCGAAGGCTCGCAAACCACGCCTTCGCCGGCGAGGCGGCGCAATAGGTCTGCCCGGCTTGTCTTTAAGGTATTGGTTCGCAGTGAAAGGGGTGGCGTCTCGTTATTAGCCTCACACAGGCGCTCACATATAGCGGCGCCAAATCTGGCAACCCAGCGCCTAACCAGCCATTCAGGGTGAAAATAGCGAAGAGCAATGTATTTTTCTGGGTCCCGCTCCCTATCAGGATAAACGACCTTGTCGGGGCTTCGCCCGGCACTGCGCAAAACAGCATTTACAAATTTGACTGTCCCGGCATGACCATATTTTTGGGCTAGCTTTACAGCCTCATTGCACGCGGCCGAAACAGGAATCCGCGATAAAAAAAAGATCTGATAAATCCCCATACGCAAAATATTGCGGATTACCGGGTGAATCTTGTCCAGCGGGCGGCTACTATAGTGGCTCAAAATCCAATCTAGAGTTGCGCCTGCTTTTACCGTGCCGTAAACCAGTTCGGTAATGAAGCGTCGGTCCCGATCAGTAAGATCCCGCTGGCTCATTTCCTGAGCCAGGGCAATATTCGCATAAGCACCGTCGATATCCACACGGTTGATAACTTTTAGCGCCACTTCTCTTGCGTTCACATTAATCCCCTATTTCAGAAAATCCCGCAAAGCTTGTTCCACGACTTCCAGATTAACCCGTGTATTGCAGCATGGACCGCAAGGCCGTTCATTAAGAACGCCGATTACCGGAAGGGGAAAGACATCCTGAATCCCGCTCGTCAGATCCCGCTCACAGGCGATAGCCAGAACCGCTTTGGGGCGAATGGTTTTAATTATTTTTCGGGCCAGCGTACCGCCGGTGACGACAGCGAGATGAACCCCATACCGGCGGGACAGGTCAAGCAAATCGCCGACTTGACAAGCGCCGCAGGCACGGCAATTGGCAACATCGCGAGTGATTTTATGGGGACAAGCCTCCTGCTGGATACAGTGGGGCGTAAGAATAAGCAACTGTTCCGGTTGTACTTTGACCGCCCTCTTACGGACCAGATGATTGCTAACCTCAATGAAAGACCGCTCTACCCGCTCCTTATTGATATCGAACAACCGGCCTATGGAGGTCGCCAACGGGAAGAGAAGATTGATGGTTGACCAGGCTAGTCCCTGAAAAATTCCGGGAGTGGGTACACCCAAGATAGCCAAAATAATACCTGTTACCCCTACGGTAATAGCCAGGACAATGCCGGCTAACAAAACCCCTAATATAAGCGGCAGATAGGCGCTAATATTTGCCAGGCCGGGAAAACTGACTTTCCATAAGCCGTATGTAGAAAGGGCCGCTAAACCCAAACTGGTGATGGCGAGGGTTAAAAACAATCGTTTTTTAGGACGGGGTACTACTTCAATCATTATCTACACCTCTATCCTAAAATGTCACCTGCGCAAAGGTTATACCCCCGCGCGTACTCGCAGGCCTGCATCC
Above is a window of Thermosinus carboxydivorans Nor1 DNA encoding:
- a CDS encoding DUF116 domain-containing protein, which encodes MIEVVPRPKKRLFLTLAITSLGLAALSTYGLWKVSFPGLANISAYLPLILGVLLAGIVLAITVGVTGIILAILGVPTPGIFQGLAWSTINLLFPLATSIGRLFDINKERVERSFIEVSNHLVRKRAVKVQPEQLLILTPHCIQQEACPHKITRDVANCRACGACQVGDLLDLSRRYGVHLAVVTGGTLARKIIKTIRPKAVLAIACERDLTSGIQDVFPLPVIGVLNERPCGPCCNTRVNLEVVEQALRDFLK
- the rlmN gene encoding 23S rRNA (adenine(2503)-C(2))-methyltransferase RlmN, with translation MKTNIFGYFAQEISDLIAQYGLEKYRGRQIAEWIYRRGVSRFADMTNLPLKKRDLLAENFTIDTVYVMAAQHSADGKTSKFLLKFTDGAAVETVLMRHSYGNSLCVSTQVGCGMGCIFCASTLQGVARNLSGGEILAQAIYVNNLLLSAQTRLNSIVIMGSGEPLANYDNVLRFIRLCHEPYCLNLSYRSITLSTCGLVPEMRKLAAEGLPITLAVSLHAPNNELRSQIMPINRRYPIEEVVEAADYYAATTGRRVTYEYTLIKGVNDGLEQAYELARLLAGRLANVNLIAVNAVPERGLLCPDEKQIAAFEQTLLRQNINTTVRRKMGADIQAACGQLRKKVLAQQEAR
- a CDS encoding FHA domain-containing protein — its product is MPGKALAMAIAGTILQYTLLLLLYYFLFRVVKIIYLDLQNPKITNPTLVHPADLKPATLKVQAASVQLAQPVFELAETTSIGRSDANDIVINEAYVSHEHACISFYKQQYWLADLNSTNGTFVNGQRITGEVPLRSGDIIKIGSVSFKFER
- the rsmB gene encoding 16S rRNA (cytosine(967)-C(5))-methyltransferase RsmB, coding for MNAREVALKVINRVDIDGAYANIALAQEMSQRDLTDRDRRFITELVYGTVKAGATLDWILSHYSSRPLDKIHPVIRNILRMGIYQIFFLSRIPVSAACNEAVKLAQKYGHAGTVKFVNAVLRSAGRSPDKVVYPDRERDPEKYIALRYFHPEWLVRRWVARFGAAICERLCEANNETPPLSLRTNTLKTSRADLLRRLAGEGVVCEPSAWAPEGILCHEYPALSKLASLRAGLFQVQDESSMTVAHVLSPRPGDFVIDACGAPGGKSTHIAALMGNKGKVLATDIYEHKLALMRDNAVRLGISILETQLLDAVKLGELYPGQADRVLVDAPCSGLGVLRRKPDSRWRKNEQMLTDLPRLQLAILASAAKCLKPGGILVYSTCTTEPEENGEVVKSFLATNPEFILEPAGRYLPVGRQEEMVQLWPHADGVDGFFIARMVRRG
- a CDS encoding Stp1/IreP family PP2C-type Ser/Thr phosphatase; its protein translation is MPAFAKSDIGQVRKNNEDSYACIYPRLYIVADGMGGHVAGEIASSLATKTVSEYVQRHDDDSPEVILDQAVNEANRIIYQMAQSNPEYAGMGTTIVVAFVDGEKVYWAYVGDSRIYLISEDGMRLLTEDHSVVWELVKSGTITLEEAKNHPHRNILTRALGTSESVRVDLGKTDWRVGDFLLLCTDGLTNMVSEQDIFQTIQRYKADGEKALDELVGRANAAGGLDNITAILVQREK
- a CDS encoding FhaA domain-containing protein → MAKFLRALEAFFTNYIEGLFNKGKTAGLQPVELAKELVKEMENQRSVGVENIYVPNHYTVFLTPPDYERITPYGQTIADEIAAYLAKQANQRGYVMQGRPKVEFMSDAKLQQGQFRFASRFTVVSPSENLAEKSRDLSETKVYKKLASLEAARKSVPLTGMITVVEGLDAGLKTDVGVDRVNIGRREGNELPLTDMNTSRLHAYIVFEEGAHVIYDARSLNGTYVNGHRITRKKLCNGDRIKVGNSLILYEVN